A region from the Vibrio artabrorum genome encodes:
- a CDS encoding CLCA_X family protein, whose translation MKLTHFKYKTRKGPDYRHGDQVSFMDIKQTFGMGSIRVGAWVTKEEKELAANLIFDSLADLAYILALPPEAIGLRGTLGLAFGSGGRKGVQAHYAPNQRELALAKNAGAGALAHEFWHAFDHYIAEKAFEIGDTSGPRKQILFASDCWLHDRKVRPHPLNESLMSVFDATLLSDNNLDKHDYVARSVIADKATSARYFSLPTEMMARAFEATIESCSDIENSYLVDGTTKPDMFPLYPDLTHRKEIYEALQGYFAPLGRSLSK comes from the coding sequence TTGAAGTTAACCCACTTTAAATACAAAACGCGCAAAGGCCCTGATTATCGGCATGGCGATCAGGTGTCTTTCATGGACATCAAACAGACCTTCGGTATGGGCAGCATTCGTGTGGGCGCTTGGGTCACTAAAGAAGAGAAAGAGCTCGCCGCGAATCTGATATTCGATTCGCTAGCAGATTTGGCTTACATCTTGGCTCTGCCGCCAGAAGCAATTGGCTTGCGTGGCACATTAGGTTTAGCGTTCGGCAGTGGTGGCAGAAAAGGCGTACAAGCACACTATGCGCCAAACCAAAGAGAGTTAGCCCTCGCTAAAAACGCAGGTGCAGGTGCATTAGCGCATGAGTTCTGGCATGCATTTGACCACTACATTGCCGAAAAGGCGTTTGAGATTGGTGACACCTCCGGTCCACGCAAGCAAATCTTGTTCGCCAGTGATTGTTGGCTACACGATAGAAAGGTAAGGCCTCATCCATTAAACGAAAGTTTGATGTCTGTGTTCGACGCCACACTACTCAGTGACAACAACCTAGATAAACACGACTACGTTGCGCGCAGCGTTATTGCAGACAAGGCAACGTCGGCTCGTTACTTTTCACTACCAACAGAAATGATGGCGCGAGCCTTTGAAGCTACGATTGAATCCTGTTCAGATATCGAGAATTCTTACTTAGTCGATGGCACGACCAAGCCGGATATGTTCCCTCTCTATCCAGACCTCACGCATCGCAAAGAGATTTATGAAGCGCTTCAAGGTTATTTCGCGCCGTTAGGTCGATCTTTAAGTAAGTAA
- a CDS encoding DUF4144 family protein, with product MYVASENDFQAKCSDMILGEEDYLIDSVGDSYSLQSNSNQLGLAKRAEQYSVESVTKLIRNHEFQKAEVCLMKIHFLTIEEAIQSLAFEPR from the coding sequence ATTTACGTCGCATCCGAGAACGATTTTCAAGCAAAATGCTCAGATATGATCTTGGGTGAAGAGGATTATCTCATAGATTCAGTTGGCGACAGCTACTCGCTACAATCAAACTCAAACCAACTGGGTTTAGCTAAACGAGCCGAGCAGTATTCGGTTGAAAGCGTGACTAAACTGATTCGAAATCATGAGTTCCAGAAGGCCGAAGTGTGCCTGATGAAGATCCACTTCCTAACGATTGAAGAAGCAATTCAATCTTTGGCATTTGAGCCTCGTTAA
- a CDS encoding MFS transporter, with protein sequence MTTIKNRLNNRELISYFGYGVGQCFSFGLVGSFILYFYTDILGISPIAASTIFLIARVWDAVNDPLIAGYMDTLESRFGKFRPYMLFTPFLIVLVTIAAFYNIDADMSTKVMYAGITYILWGTLYTISDVPFWSMSSVMTDEPQERAKAATCAMLGVNAGIGATLVIFPKLSAFFADGRADQGYLPAVIVLMVAGLLFMLNGFYNTKERISTASCEKVTLKDTFQAVRKNKPLFFILAAFFMNVFFNLVNGLYIFFFTYNMGDAGLVSLIGTITLVSAIACLATPILTKRFKKRDIFIALCVLEIIARVGFYLTGYDNTTVVMMWLAVVTGLFMMTNPLISAMIADTVEYSYYHSGKRTAAITFSGQTFTGKLSVAVAGGLTGLILTTIGYVPNADQTETALNGMFFCIALLPALGALVRIFIMSRYTFTEDQHAILREKLERGEFAEGVVDKSGITHKATS encoded by the coding sequence ATGACTACTATAAAAAATAGATTAAACAATAGAGAGCTGATTTCTTATTTCGGCTATGGCGTGGGCCAATGCTTTAGTTTTGGCTTGGTTGGCTCGTTCATCTTATACTTCTACACCGATATTCTCGGTATTTCGCCGATTGCTGCGAGTACCATATTTCTTATTGCACGAGTGTGGGATGCTGTTAATGATCCGTTGATTGCTGGCTATATGGATACGTTAGAATCTCGCTTCGGTAAGTTCCGTCCCTACATGTTGTTTACTCCGTTTTTGATTGTATTGGTGACCATCGCTGCCTTCTATAATATCGATGCGGACATGTCGACTAAAGTGATGTATGCGGGTATCACTTATATTCTGTGGGGTACCCTTTACACCATCTCTGATGTGCCATTTTGGTCAATGTCGTCGGTGATGACTGATGAGCCTCAAGAGCGTGCCAAAGCAGCAACGTGTGCCATGTTAGGTGTTAATGCTGGTATTGGCGCAACGCTGGTTATTTTTCCTAAATTAAGCGCATTTTTTGCTGATGGTCGTGCTGATCAAGGTTACTTACCTGCTGTTATCGTATTGATGGTGGCAGGTCTGCTGTTTATGCTGAACGGTTTTTACAATACCAAAGAGCGTATTTCGACGGCGAGCTGTGAAAAAGTAACACTGAAAGATACTTTTCAAGCGGTACGTAAAAACAAGCCATTATTCTTCATCTTGGCTGCATTCTTTATGAATGTGTTCTTTAATCTAGTTAATGGTTTATACATTTTCTTTTTCACCTACAACATGGGCGATGCAGGTTTAGTTTCATTGATTGGTACTATCACTTTAGTCAGTGCTATCGCGTGTTTAGCGACGCCAATCCTAACTAAACGGTTCAAGAAGAGAGATATCTTTATTGCTCTATGTGTGTTGGAAATTATCGCACGTGTTGGTTTTTATCTAACAGGTTATGACAACACAACGGTGGTGATGATGTGGCTGGCAGTAGTAACGGGGCTCTTTATGATGACTAACCCGCTTATTTCAGCGATGATTGCAGATACCGTTGAATACTCTTACTACCATAGTGGTAAGCGTACAGCAGCGATAACTTTCTCTGGCCAAACATTTACAGGTAAATTATCCGTTGCGGTAGCAGGTGGTTTAACAGGTCTGATCCTGACAACTATTGGTTATGTTCCAAATGCGGACCAAACAGAAACAGCATTGAATGGCATGTTCTTTTGTATTGCTTTACTGCCGGCTTTAGGGGCTTTGGTACGTATATTTATTATGTCTCGTTATACCTTTACTGAAGACCAGCATGCAATTTTACGCGAAAAACTTGAGCGTGGTGAGTTTGCTGAAGGGGTTGTTGATAAGTCAGGAATTACGCACAAAGCGACGTCTTAG
- a CDS encoding cellulase family glycosylhydrolase, producing MKRWSEDKAWQWQQQHGWLRGFNYLPRTAVNWNEMWQADSFAPEIMEEELAWAKQVGYNTLRTNLPFIVWQADREGLHARIDRFLDICERNNIKVMLTPMDDCGFSGDHPYLGQQKAPVPDLHNSQAAASPGRNVVMDKSQWGDVETYIRDILSTYKNDPRIAIWDLYNEPTNRMIFTPTGELAYDEEMETFSHELMEKAFEWARDVNPTQPLTVGAWHCPSILDRSLPIFEHPTDRRAMELSDIITFHAYLPLDLFHEALEVVQAHNRPMMCTEWLARHAQSSLHEQLPIFKAKNIGCYQWGLVKGKTQTHLPWPEIKRNDANYASQWFHDLLDEQGQPYDASEVQLIQTLAEVE from the coding sequence ATGAAAAGATGGTCTGAAGACAAAGCGTGGCAATGGCAACAACAACATGGATGGCTACGTGGATTTAATTACTTACCAAGGACGGCTGTAAACTGGAACGAAATGTGGCAAGCAGACAGTTTCGCTCCAGAGATCATGGAAGAAGAATTAGCATGGGCAAAACAGGTAGGTTACAACACCCTTCGTACCAACCTGCCTTTTATCGTTTGGCAAGCAGACCGTGAGGGGTTACATGCTCGTATCGATCGATTTTTAGATATCTGTGAACGTAACAATATCAAAGTCATGCTAACGCCAATGGATGATTGTGGATTCTCCGGTGACCATCCGTATCTAGGTCAACAAAAAGCCCCCGTCCCTGACCTGCATAATAGCCAAGCTGCGGCCAGCCCAGGTCGTAATGTTGTGATGGATAAGTCACAGTGGGGTGACGTTGAAACTTACATCCGTGACATTCTCTCGACTTATAAAAACGACCCGCGTATTGCGATTTGGGATCTGTACAACGAGCCAACCAACCGTATGATTTTTACACCCACTGGTGAGCTAGCTTACGATGAAGAAATGGAGACGTTCAGCCACGAGTTGATGGAAAAAGCGTTTGAGTGGGCGCGCGATGTGAACCCGACTCAGCCGCTAACGGTGGGTGCATGGCATTGCCCTAGTATTCTCGACCGTAGTTTGCCTATTTTTGAACATCCAACCGATCGTCGAGCGATGGAGCTATCAGACATTATCACTTTTCATGCTTATCTTCCGTTGGATTTGTTCCATGAAGCGCTGGAAGTTGTGCAAGCGCACAACCGTCCGATGATGTGTACCGAGTGGTTAGCACGTCATGCACAATCTTCCTTACATGAACAGCTGCCAATTTTTAAAGCTAAGAATATTGGCTGCTATCAATGGGGATTAGTGAAAGGTAAAACACAAACGCACCTTCCTTGGCCTGAAATTAAACGCAATGACGCTAACTATGCCAGTCAGTGGTTCCACGATCTGCTTGATGAGCAAGGACAGCCATATGATGCAAGCGAAGTACAGTTGATTCAAACACTCGCAGAGGTGGAATAA
- a CDS encoding LacI family DNA-binding transcriptional regulator, which produces MAKKITMSDIAAAAGVSQSTVSLVLNGSTSVKIADTTKSKVLDTAESLGYKNKKVAHALGRPNKIALVVNGLSSYDPFIDAINSAREEAWANDFILVIFNYSHDEVLASKIEAEINSGDYAGLVYASSMTRDLEQQRVNTTLPTVLLNCTNESLSDTPSILPADMIGAYKAVSHLTQQGYRRIAMLTGENWMLASQQRSEGYRQALIDADIIPNSDYLAEASWSLKEAHQQTLALFKLPQTPEAIFCGSDYMAMGCYQALAELGLKIPRDVAVVGYDNQQIASESFPALTSVELPYSDMGKLAVESLMAQIEDQPLLSSRRKVEGELIIRTSSTPSDKVGT; this is translated from the coding sequence ATGGCTAAAAAAATCACTATGAGTGACATTGCTGCAGCGGCAGGTGTGTCTCAATCAACGGTATCACTGGTACTTAATGGTTCAACGTCTGTAAAAATTGCAGACACCACAAAAAGTAAAGTGCTCGATACCGCCGAATCACTTGGCTACAAAAATAAGAAAGTCGCTCATGCGCTGGGTCGACCTAATAAAATAGCACTGGTTGTCAACGGGTTATCGAGTTATGACCCTTTTATTGATGCTATAAACTCAGCGCGTGAAGAGGCTTGGGCGAACGACTTTATTTTAGTGATCTTCAATTACAGCCACGATGAAGTACTAGCGAGTAAGATTGAGGCGGAAATCAACAGCGGTGATTACGCAGGTTTGGTTTATGCATCGAGTATGACTCGAGACCTTGAACAACAAAGAGTTAATACGACGCTACCAACAGTGCTCTTAAATTGCACCAATGAAAGCCTTAGTGATACACCAAGTATTTTGCCTGCCGATATGATTGGTGCTTACAAAGCCGTTTCTCACCTCACGCAGCAAGGCTATCGTCGCATTGCTATGCTCACAGGCGAGAATTGGATGCTGGCAAGTCAACAGCGAAGCGAAGGCTACCGTCAGGCGCTAATTGATGCGGACATTATCCCAAATAGTGATTACTTAGCTGAAGCTAGTTGGTCTTTAAAAGAAGCACATCAACAGACATTAGCATTGTTTAAGTTGCCTCAAACACCCGAAGCCATCTTTTGCGGAAGTGATTACATGGCAATGGGCTGTTACCAAGCCTTAGCTGAACTAGGACTTAAGATCCCTCGAGATGTCGCGGTCGTTGGCTACGATAACCAACAAATCGCATCGGAAAGTTTTCCTGCGTTAACATCCGTTGAATTACCTTACTCAGATATGGGCAAGCTAGCGGTTGAGTCCTTAATGGCGCAAATTGAGGATCAGCCTTTGTTGTCCAGTAGACGAAAAGTGGAAGGAGAATTGATTATTCGTACATCCTCAACACCATCGGATAAGGTGGGCACATAG
- the galM gene encoding galactose-1-epimerase: MITNFEQLEQDMASTPSFDGQLAKLVHLTNSNGMSVSFMDIGATWLSCSIPVNEEAREVLLRSPNMAEHMEQNAYFGAIVGRFANRIAKGQFELEGKRYQLGVNNGENSLHGGVEGFDKKRWSIVEQSAQKVVFTLHTKDGDQGYPGNLGVKVTYSLTDDNQVSISYEANTDKTCPVNLTNHAYFNLAGEASGSKSLDHVLQLSSGHYLPTDQGLIPTGEIKAVKDTSFDFSHAKLIGRDFLTESDQKMAGGYDHAFVFQPEVTDGESVAAVLVAPAKEVVMKVKTTKPAIQFYSGNFLAGTPGKSKNYELYDGLCLETQYFPDGPNKPEWGANRGLLKSGELYQHQTVYQFEF, encoded by the coding sequence ATGATTACTAACTTTGAGCAATTAGAGCAAGACATGGCATCCACGCCATCGTTTGATGGTCAGTTAGCTAAACTGGTTCACCTTACGAACAGCAATGGAATGAGTGTATCCTTCATGGATATTGGAGCTACTTGGCTGAGTTGTTCTATACCAGTGAATGAAGAAGCTCGAGAGGTGTTACTTCGCTCGCCCAATATGGCTGAACATATGGAGCAGAACGCTTATTTCGGGGCGATTGTTGGGCGTTTTGCAAACCGTATCGCTAAAGGCCAATTCGAACTTGAAGGGAAGCGCTACCAACTCGGGGTTAATAATGGTGAAAACTCATTACATGGTGGAGTAGAGGGCTTTGATAAAAAGCGTTGGAGCATTGTTGAACAAAGTGCACAAAAGGTAGTGTTTACTCTTCATACCAAAGATGGTGATCAAGGGTATCCGGGTAATCTTGGTGTCAAAGTTACCTATTCTCTAACGGATGACAACCAAGTATCTATTTCTTATGAAGCCAATACTGATAAGACTTGCCCCGTTAATTTAACCAATCATGCTTACTTTAATTTGGCTGGTGAGGCTTCTGGTTCGAAAAGCTTGGATCATGTATTACAGTTGAGTTCAGGCCATTATTTACCGACAGATCAAGGCTTAATACCAACGGGAGAAATAAAGGCGGTTAAGGATACGAGTTTTGATTTTTCACACGCAAAGCTCATTGGGCGGGATTTTCTGACTGAGTCGGACCAGAAAATGGCTGGTGGTTATGATCATGCGTTTGTGTTTCAGCCTGAAGTGACCGATGGAGAGTCGGTTGCAGCGGTTCTGGTTGCACCTGCAAAAGAAGTCGTGATGAAGGTAAAAACGACGAAGCCTGCTATTCAGTTTTATTCGGGTAACTTTCTTGCAGGGACGCCTGGTAAGAGTAAAAATTATGAGTTGTACGATGGTCTTTGCTTAGAAACCCAATATTTTCCAGATGGTCCTAATAAACCAGAGTGGGGAGCTAACCGCGGGCTCCTGAAGTCTGGAGAGCTTTATCAACATCAGACGGTTTATCAGTTTGAGTTTTAG
- a CDS encoding anaerobic C4-dicarboxylate transporter, translating into MLYFEFLFLLVVLYIGSRYGGIGLGVVSGIGLVIEVFVFKMPPTSPPVTVMLIILAVVTCASILEAAGGLKYMLQVAERVLRKNPKRVTLIAPFVTYSMTFLLGTGHAVYSIMPIIGDVALKNGIRPERPMAAASVASQLAITASPISAAVVYYLAQLSDVQHSITLLSILMVTVPATLFGTFLLSLYSLKRGKELNDDPDYQARLKDPEWKKRIESTTATSLDEKLPTSARNAVLIFLLSIVVIVIVAMVPEIRTIVDGDKPIKMSVIIQMMMLCFGGIILLATKTDPRDVPNGVVFKSGMVAAIAIFGIAWMSDTYFQYAMPQFKSGIVEMVTNYPWTFALALFIVSVVVNSQAATARMMLPVGLGLGLDPALLIGLMPAVYGYFFIPNYPSDIATVNFDVSGTTKIGKWYFNHSFMSVGLIGVVGACCLGYALAQIFIA; encoded by the coding sequence ATTAGTCGTCCTTTATATCGGTTCTCGGTATGGCGGTATTGGCTTAGGGGTTGTTTCTGGAATTGGTCTGGTGATCGAGGTGTTTGTCTTCAAGATGCCGCCAACGTCTCCACCCGTTACCGTAATGCTGATCATCCTCGCGGTTGTGACCTGTGCTTCGATCCTCGAAGCGGCTGGTGGCTTGAAATATATGCTGCAAGTCGCGGAAAGGGTGCTGAGAAAGAACCCGAAACGGGTTACATTGATAGCCCCTTTTGTTACGTACTCGATGACGTTCTTATTGGGTACTGGCCACGCGGTATACTCAATCATGCCTATCATTGGTGATGTCGCATTGAAGAACGGGATTCGTCCTGAGCGCCCAATGGCAGCGGCATCAGTGGCTTCACAATTAGCCATCACGGCTTCGCCAATCTCTGCCGCAGTGGTCTATTACCTCGCGCAACTGTCAGATGTTCAACATTCTATTACACTACTCTCTATCTTGATGGTGACAGTTCCTGCAACGCTGTTTGGCACATTTTTACTTTCTTTATACAGTTTAAAGCGTGGTAAAGAGTTGAATGACGATCCCGATTATCAAGCACGTTTAAAAGATCCTGAGTGGAAAAAGCGCATTGAAAGCACCACCGCGACGTCTTTGGATGAAAAGCTGCCAACGTCGGCTCGTAATGCAGTATTGATTTTTCTATTGTCGATTGTCGTGATTGTTATCGTGGCGATGGTGCCTGAAATCAGAACCATCGTAGATGGCGACAAGCCCATTAAGATGTCAGTGATCATCCAAATGATGATGCTCTGTTTCGGCGGTATCATTTTGTTGGCAACCAAAACAGACCCGCGTGACGTGCCAAATGGTGTGGTATTCAAATCGGGTATGGTAGCAGCGATTGCTATCTTCGGTATCGCTTGGATGTCGGATACCTACTTTCAATACGCAATGCCTCAGTTTAAATCTGGCATCGTGGAAATGGTGACCAACTACCCATGGACGTTTGCGCTAGCGCTATTTATCGTATCGGTTGTGGTGAACTCTCAAGCTGCAACAGCACGTATGATGTTACCGGTTGGCCTTGGCTTAGGATTAGACCCAGCACTGCTTATCGGCTTGATGCCAGCGGTGTACGGTTACTTCTTCATCCCGAATTACCCATCAGATATCGCAACGGTTAACTTTGATGTGTCTGGCACCACTAAGATTGGTAAGTGGTACTTCAATCACTCATTCATGTCGGTGGGTTTAATCGGTGTGGTCGGCGCATGTTGTTTAGGCTACGCACTGGCACAGATTTTTATCGCTTAA